In Tamandua tetradactyla isolate mTamTet1 chromosome 7, mTamTet1.pri, whole genome shotgun sequence, the following are encoded in one genomic region:
- the CD69 gene encoding early activation antigen CD69, giving the protein MNSEDGSITESSSFHLESGEQCNAARPHFVTHHEGSLQVPVPCAVLAVVITVSLIITVIALAVGQYNCPGQYLSLVPPDSHVTSCSDEWVGHQRKCYLFSTMKRNWSLAQNSCSNHGASLAVIDSEKDMIFLKQYVGGTEHWIGLNSEAGETWKWSNGKVFSNWFNLTGSENCAFLNSTEISREECQNNLHWICSKPSK; this is encoded by the exons ATGAATTCTGAAGATGGTTCTATAACAGAGAGCAGCTCCTTCCATCTTGAGAGTGGAGAACAAT GTAATGCCGCCCGTCCCCATTTTGTGACACATCATGAAGGGTCCCTGCAGGTTCCTGTTCCATGTGCTGTCTTGGCAGTAGTCATCACCGTCAGTTTAATCATAACTGTCATCGCCTTAGCAG TGGGCCAGTACAATTGTCCAGGACAATATCTGTCCTTGGTGCCTCCAGACAGCCATGTCACTTCATGTTCAGATGAGTGGGTTGGACACCAAAGGaaatgctatttgttttctactaTGAAGAGGAACTGGTCCTTGGCTCAAAACTCTTGTTCAAACCATGGTGCTTCTCTTGCAGTCATTGATTCTGAAAAGGATATG ATCTTTCTAAAACAGTATGTGGGTGGAACTGAACACTGGATTGGGCTGAACAGTGAAGCTGGTGAGACATGGAAATGGTCAAATGGCAAAGTATTTAGTAACTG GTTCAACCTTACAGGATCTGAGAACTGTGCATTCCTCAATAGCACAGAAATTAGCAGAGAAGAATGTCAAAATAATTTACATTGGATATGTAGCAAACCTTCCAAATAA